A single genomic interval of Jatrophihabitans endophyticus harbors:
- a CDS encoding NAD(P)H-binding protein produces MPKTALVTGASGFVGSHLAPALVAAGHDVRAMTRHPDDYDGAGTAVYGDVADTDSLARALDGADVAYYLVHSLESEDFEEKDADAARAFGKAAAAGGVERIVYLGGLGSDDETLSPHLRSRRQVETLLGDAGVPVTVLRAAVVIGHGGISWEITRQLVKHLPVMITPKWVKTRTQPVALDDVVRYLVGVLDHPDARGRVFEIGGPDVLRYVDMLTRAAAQMHKRLWTVDVPFLSPGLSGRWLALVTDVDYATARNLVDSMDNEVVVRDRAILEVVPGDPIGYDEAVRRALAARAEAERA; encoded by the coding sequence ATGCCGAAGACTGCGCTCGTCACCGGTGCGTCCGGATTCGTCGGATCACACCTCGCCCCGGCGCTCGTGGCCGCCGGGCACGACGTCCGCGCCATGACCCGTCACCCCGACGACTACGACGGCGCGGGCACGGCCGTGTACGGCGACGTGGCGGACACCGACAGCCTGGCGAGGGCGCTCGACGGCGCCGACGTCGCGTACTACCTGGTGCACTCGCTGGAGTCGGAGGACTTCGAGGAGAAGGACGCCGACGCCGCCCGCGCGTTCGGCAAGGCCGCCGCGGCCGGCGGGGTCGAGCGGATCGTCTACCTGGGCGGGCTCGGCAGCGACGACGAGACGCTGTCGCCGCACCTGCGCTCCCGCCGGCAGGTCGAGACGCTGCTCGGCGACGCGGGGGTGCCCGTCACGGTGCTGCGTGCCGCGGTCGTCATCGGGCACGGCGGCATCTCCTGGGAGATCACCCGCCAGCTCGTCAAGCACCTGCCCGTGATGATCACGCCGAAGTGGGTGAAGACCCGCACGCAGCCGGTGGCGCTGGACGACGTCGTCCGCTACCTGGTGGGCGTGCTCGACCATCCCGACGCGCGCGGCCGGGTGTTCGAGATCGGCGGACCGGACGTGCTGCGCTACGTCGACATGCTCACCCGCGCCGCGGCCCAGATGCACAAGCGACTGTGGACCGTCGACGTGCCGTTCCTCTCCCCGGGCCTGTCCGGGCGCTGGCTCGCGCTCGTCACCGACGTGGACTACGCGACGGCGCGCAATCTCGTCGACTCGATGGACAACGAGGTCGTGGTGCGGGATCGTGCGATCCTCGAGGTCGTCCCCGGTGACCCGATCGGCTACGACGAGGCCGTGCGCCGGGCCCTCGCGGCCCGCGCGGAAGCGGAGCGTGCATGA
- a CDS encoding glycosyl hydrolase family 18 protein: MDVRDMGRRTSRVAVVTVLVGASLVVGADAPALAARRLPVTAFQSAGDPTSLIDRSRAAITTVGVDGVVLRASGASVTAPDRGAERQRRRAHHDQLRAELLVSNYSDAVGDFAEPVAHRLLASAAHRRAVVRALVRDVTRRGWDGISVDLEALAPRDTTGLTAFVRALQRALPRRATLSISISTAASRAGYRRMGYDLRALGRAVDRVMLMAYDQHGPWEDTPGPIGALGWQRKGIAAARHTVPRAKLDLGVAGYGYAWRPHSNDQLSVAQARTRAGSRARFDEASGEWTARLADGSTLWWSDRRSWQLRVKLARTLGLHGLALWVLGRADPLR, from the coding sequence GTGGACGTGCGAGACATGGGTCGGCGGACGAGCCGGGTGGCCGTGGTGACGGTACTGGTGGGCGCGTCGCTCGTGGTGGGTGCCGACGCGCCCGCACTGGCCGCCCGTCGGCTGCCCGTCACCGCCTTCCAGTCCGCCGGCGACCCGACGTCGCTCATCGACCGCAGCCGCGCTGCGATCACGACCGTGGGTGTCGACGGCGTCGTGCTGCGAGCGTCGGGCGCGTCGGTCACGGCTCCGGACCGGGGCGCCGAGCGGCAGCGCCGGCGCGCGCATCACGACCAGCTGCGGGCCGAGCTGCTGGTCAGCAACTACTCCGACGCGGTCGGCGACTTCGCAGAGCCGGTCGCGCACCGGCTGCTGGCCAGTGCCGCACACCGCCGCGCCGTGGTGCGCGCCCTCGTCCGCGACGTGACCCGGCGCGGGTGGGACGGCATCAGCGTCGATCTCGAGGCGTTGGCTCCGCGCGACACGACGGGCCTGACGGCGTTCGTCCGCGCGCTGCAGCGAGCGCTGCCGCGGCGCGCGACCCTGTCGATCAGCATCTCCACCGCGGCGAGCCGGGCCGGCTACCGGCGCATGGGGTACGACCTGCGCGCGCTCGGTCGCGCCGTCGACCGCGTCATGCTCATGGCCTACGACCAGCACGGGCCGTGGGAGGACACGCCCGGGCCGATCGGCGCGCTCGGCTGGCAGCGCAAGGGGATCGCGGCGGCGCGGCACACCGTCCCGCGGGCGAAGCTCGACCTCGGCGTCGCCGGCTACGGCTACGCCTGGCGGCCGCACTCCAACGATCAGCTGTCGGTCGCGCAGGCCCGCACGCGCGCCGGCTCCCGGGCACGTTTCGACGAGGCGAGCGGCGAGTGGACGGCACGCCTCGCCGACGGATCGACGCTGTGGTGGTCCGACCGTCGGTCGTGGCAGCTACGGGTGAAGCTGGCGCGCACGCTCGGCCTGCACGGCCTGGCGCTGTGGGTGCTCGGCCGCGCCGACCCGCTGCGTTGA
- a CDS encoding acyl-CoA dehydrogenase family protein — MTDAPLAAPPPDLPGPYRTEARVALQDGARRFAAEQVRPIADEYDPHKREMPRSLIEAMGREGYFGIMVDAEHGGLGLGVFEYTMVAEELARAWMSVASIIARAQGLGTDVAEEDRARELLARSARGEWIGAAGFSEPDAGSDLAAVSTRAELDGDEYVITGEKRWIGNAEAADFIQLLCRTDDPRPGEKRAAGLATVIVEKERGAFPPGLTGTTIDKIGYHGFLTWNLVFDGVRVPAANRVGGKGTAAFRDTQKWLNIARVHTAARAVGLARAAVEDSVLYLQEREQFGHPIADFQALRFMLASMVARVDQARAFYRQVADQLDRGEPCERESAMVKLVATEMAVDVTGDAMQLHGGNGYTTERQVERYWRDARLTTIFEGTSQIQQKIIADSLLPKSSLE, encoded by the coding sequence ATGACCGACGCGCCGCTCGCCGCACCACCGCCCGACCTGCCCGGCCCGTACCGCACCGAGGCGCGGGTGGCGCTGCAGGACGGGGCCCGGCGCTTCGCGGCCGAGCAGGTCAGGCCGATCGCCGACGAGTACGACCCGCACAAGCGCGAGATGCCGCGCTCGCTGATCGAGGCCATGGGGCGCGAGGGCTACTTCGGCATCATGGTGGACGCGGAGCACGGTGGTCTCGGCCTCGGCGTCTTCGAGTACACGATGGTGGCCGAGGAGCTCGCGCGGGCGTGGATGAGCGTCGCGAGCATCATCGCGCGGGCGCAGGGTCTCGGCACCGACGTCGCGGAAGAGGACCGCGCCCGCGAGCTGCTGGCCCGCAGCGCACGCGGCGAGTGGATCGGTGCGGCGGGGTTCTCCGAACCCGACGCGGGCTCGGACCTCGCCGCCGTCAGCACCCGGGCCGAGCTGGACGGCGACGAGTACGTGATCACCGGCGAGAAGCGCTGGATCGGCAACGCGGAGGCCGCCGACTTCATCCAGCTGCTGTGCCGCACCGACGACCCGAGACCGGGGGAGAAGCGGGCGGCCGGACTGGCGACCGTCATCGTCGAGAAGGAGCGCGGCGCGTTCCCGCCCGGGCTCACCGGCACCACGATCGACAAGATCGGCTACCACGGCTTCCTGACCTGGAACCTCGTCTTCGACGGGGTGCGGGTACCGGCGGCGAACCGGGTGGGCGGCAAGGGCACCGCGGCCTTCCGCGACACGCAGAAGTGGCTCAACATCGCCCGGGTGCACACCGCGGCGCGCGCGGTGGGACTCGCCCGGGCGGCGGTCGAGGACTCCGTGCTCTACCTGCAGGAGCGCGAGCAGTTCGGTCACCCGATCGCCGACTTCCAGGCCCTGCGCTTCATGCTCGCGTCGATGGTCGCGCGGGTCGACCAGGCCCGCGCGTTCTACCGGCAGGTCGCCGACCAGCTGGACCGCGGCGAGCCGTGCGAGCGCGAGTCGGCCATGGTCAAGCTGGTGGCGACCGAGATGGCCGTCGACGTCACCGGCGACGCCATGCAGCTGCACGGCGGCAACGGCTACACCACCGAGCGGCAGGTCGAGCGCTACTGGCGCGACGCGCGGCTGACGACGATCTTCGAGGGCACCAGCCAGATCCAGCAGAAGATCATCGCCGACTCGCTGCTGCCGAAGAGCTCACTGGAATGA
- a CDS encoding NAD-binding protein: protein MTSGTGATWRGHVIVCGLHDVGVRIVEQLRLAGEQVVVADDEPDPRLLRLSEEFGAAHLAASGRRAATLNDAGLAGAAALICAHDSDLENLEIALLARRMRPDLRVVAQLENEAVARAVARVTGEDSVLDVAAIAAPSLAEACLDLDSRAVEIDAEQFRLQELVAPADGTLRSLYDDLAPVAVSPADGSPLQVCPGRDLAVRAGDRVVVVARTAELVARGLVDEETEEAERRRRRGPLLRRYLRGFVASSETQLRWTLALLLTVAVLSVVVLRFAFRTDDGRHPSVLDAAYFTTETLTTVGFGDYSFTDQDAWLRAWAIALMVVGATLVTVLYAMFTNLLVSRRIAQSYGRQLATRMSEHVVVLGLGSVGLRVVETLVAAGQPVVVLERDEDNRFLARARALKVPVVFGDATVPASLDAVNLRRARAVAVLTSDDLTNIEAGLAVADLLGDRRADVPVVLRVFDRDLAETIDVGFGFEDVRSTAALAAPWFVGAAFGLDILTTFYVDRQPMLVGRLTVGDTGGLRGSAMADLSARIRVIALRRRGAAGLEYPPRRDTRFAGGDEAYLVGPYEELLQVLRRDQVATTQ from the coding sequence GTGACCAGCGGCACCGGCGCGACGTGGCGTGGCCACGTCATCGTCTGCGGCCTGCACGACGTCGGGGTGCGCATCGTCGAGCAGTTGCGGCTCGCCGGCGAGCAGGTGGTCGTCGCCGACGACGAGCCCGATCCCCGACTGCTGCGGCTCAGCGAGGAGTTCGGCGCCGCGCACCTCGCCGCGAGCGGGCGCCGCGCCGCCACCCTGAACGACGCCGGGCTGGCCGGTGCGGCCGCCCTCATCTGCGCGCACGACTCCGACCTCGAGAACCTGGAGATCGCGCTCCTGGCGCGCCGTATGCGTCCTGATCTGCGCGTGGTGGCGCAGCTGGAGAACGAGGCGGTCGCCCGGGCCGTCGCCCGCGTCACCGGCGAGGACAGCGTCCTGGACGTCGCGGCCATCGCCGCCCCGTCGCTGGCCGAGGCCTGCCTCGACCTCGACAGTCGTGCCGTCGAGATCGACGCCGAGCAGTTCCGGCTGCAGGAGCTCGTAGCCCCGGCCGACGGCACCCTGCGTTCGCTCTACGACGACCTCGCCCCGGTCGCGGTCTCCCCCGCCGACGGCTCGCCGCTGCAGGTCTGCCCGGGACGCGACCTCGCGGTGCGCGCCGGGGACCGGGTCGTCGTGGTCGCCCGGACCGCGGAGCTCGTCGCGCGCGGGCTGGTGGACGAGGAGACCGAGGAGGCCGAGCGGCGTCGGCGCCGGGGGCCGCTGCTGCGCCGGTACCTGCGCGGCTTCGTCGCGTCGTCCGAGACCCAGCTGCGGTGGACGCTGGCGCTGCTGCTCACCGTCGCCGTGCTGTCGGTCGTGGTGCTGCGGTTCGCGTTCCGCACCGACGACGGCCGGCACCCGAGCGTGCTCGACGCCGCGTACTTCACGACCGAGACGCTGACGACGGTGGGCTTCGGCGACTACAGCTTCACCGACCAGGACGCCTGGCTGCGCGCCTGGGCGATCGCGCTGATGGTGGTCGGCGCGACGCTCGTCACCGTCCTCTACGCGATGTTCACCAACCTGCTGGTGAGCCGGCGCATCGCGCAGTCCTACGGCCGGCAGCTCGCCACCCGGATGTCCGAGCACGTGGTCGTGCTGGGGCTCGGCTCGGTGGGGCTGCGCGTGGTCGAGACGCTCGTCGCCGCCGGCCAGCCCGTCGTCGTGCTCGAACGCGACGAGGACAACCGCTTCCTCGCCCGGGCGCGTGCGCTCAAGGTCCCCGTCGTCTTCGGCGACGCCACCGTGCCGGCGAGCCTGGACGCGGTGAACCTGCGCCGTGCCCGCGCGGTCGCCGTCCTCACCAGCGACGACCTCACCAACATCGAGGCCGGGTTGGCCGTGGCCGACCTGCTCGGCGACCGACGGGCGGACGTCCCGGTCGTCCTGCGCGTGTTCGACCGCGACCTCGCCGAGACGATCGACGTCGGCTTCGGCTTCGAGGACGTCCGCTCGACCGCCGCGCTCGCCGCTCCGTGGTTCGTCGGCGCGGCCTTCGGCCTCGACATCCTCACCACCTTCTACGTCGACCGGCAGCCGATGCTGGTCGGCCGGCTCACCGTCGGCGACACCGGCGGCCTGCGCGGCAGCGCGATGGCCGACCTGTCCGCGCGTATCAGGGTGATCGCGCTCCGGCGCCGCGGCGCGGCCGGCCTCGAGTACCCGCCCCGGCGCGACACCCGCTTCGCCGGCGGTGACGAGGCCTACCTGGTCGGCCCCTACGAGGAGCTGCTGCAGGTGCTGCGGCGTGACCAGGTAGCCACGACGCAATAG
- a CDS encoding class I SAM-dependent methyltransferase, translated as MTRTEDGSAGDADYGAIGTGYADHRRPDPRIAAAVLTALGDARTVLNVGAGAGSYEPADREVVAVEPSRAMRAQRPAHLPAAIDAVAEELPFPDGAFDAAMTTFSVHQWSDPARGLAELRRVSTGPVVVLTCDPALVERYWLADYAPDVLATEARRYPALRSVTDALGGAVAIEYVPVPLDCRDGFNEAYYGRPERLLDPAARRSCSAWSFVAADVAAGYVDALATALADGSWDAAHGHLRTRPSYAGSLALVVSR; from the coding sequence ATGACGCGCACCGAGGACGGCAGCGCGGGCGACGCGGACTACGGCGCGATCGGCACCGGCTACGCCGACCACCGGCGCCCCGATCCCCGCATCGCGGCGGCGGTCCTGACTGCGCTGGGCGACGCCCGCACGGTGCTCAACGTCGGCGCGGGCGCCGGGTCCTACGAACCCGCGGACCGCGAGGTCGTCGCCGTCGAACCGTCCCGCGCGATGCGCGCGCAGCGGCCGGCGCACCTGCCCGCGGCGATCGACGCGGTGGCCGAGGAGCTGCCGTTTCCCGACGGCGCCTTCGACGCGGCCATGACCACCTTCAGCGTCCACCAGTGGAGCGATCCCGCCCGCGGCCTCGCGGAGCTCCGGCGGGTGAGCACCGGGCCGGTCGTCGTCCTCACCTGCGATCCCGCGCTGGTCGAGCGGTACTGGCTCGCCGACTACGCCCCGGACGTGCTGGCCACTGAGGCACGGCGGTACCCGGCCCTGCGCTCGGTGACCGACGCGCTCGGCGGCGCGGTCGCGATCGAGTACGTGCCCGTCCCCCTCGACTGCCGCGACGGCTTCAACGAGGCGTACTACGGCCGTCCCGAGCGGCTGCTCGACCCCGCCGCCCGGCGCTCCTGCTCGGCCTGGAGCTTCGTCGCCGCGGACGTGGCGGCGGGCTACGTCGACGCGCTCGCGACCGCGCTCGCCGACGGGTCGTGGGACGCCGCGCACGGGCACCTGCGCACCCGGCCCAGCTACGCCGGCTCGCTGGCGCTCGTGGTGAGCCGCTGA
- a CDS encoding CPBP family intramembrane glutamic endopeptidase produces MSETAPPPAWQDRARRLVGPALFDQVPRDHQQPDRDFRRRRIVVGVSLVLGATLLGISLATDPGDPAFYPLTIGVAAVWFVGGFVSGPLHLGYMMSRNALRRPVLTPIALGLAASAVFVVGAVVIRSIEPLRDVVANVLEHANQGNLALIAFVALLNGAAEEVFFRGALYSAIGRRRPIVLSVIIYSIVTIATGNPMLVFAAVLMGTVFGLQRRASGGILASMLTHLTWSAVMLFALPPIIGSPG; encoded by the coding sequence ATGAGCGAGACGGCTCCCCCGCCGGCGTGGCAGGACCGCGCCCGGCGACTCGTCGGGCCGGCCCTGTTCGACCAGGTGCCGCGCGACCACCAACAGCCCGACCGCGACTTCCGGCGCCGGCGCATCGTCGTCGGCGTCTCGCTCGTCCTCGGCGCGACGCTGCTGGGGATCTCGCTGGCGACCGATCCCGGCGACCCGGCGTTCTACCCGCTGACCATCGGCGTCGCCGCCGTGTGGTTCGTCGGCGGTTTCGTGTCCGGGCCGCTGCACCTGGGCTACATGATGTCGCGCAACGCCCTGCGCCGCCCCGTGCTCACGCCGATCGCCCTGGGCCTGGCCGCGTCGGCGGTGTTCGTCGTCGGCGCGGTGGTGATCCGCTCCATCGAGCCGTTGCGCGACGTCGTCGCGAACGTGCTCGAGCACGCCAACCAGGGCAATCTCGCGCTCATCGCGTTCGTGGCCCTGCTCAACGGCGCGGCCGAGGAGGTCTTCTTCCGCGGCGCGCTGTACTCGGCCATCGGCCGGCGCCGGCCGATCGTCCTGTCGGTGATCATCTACAGCATCGTCACGATCGCCACGGGCAATCCGATGCTCGTGTTCGCCGCCGTCCTCATGGGCACGGTGTTCGGGCTGCAGCGGCGGGCGTCGGGGGGCATCCTCGCGTCGATGCTCACCCACCTGACGTGGTCGGCGGTCATGCTGTTCGCGCTCCCGCCGATCATCGGCTCGCCCGGCTGA
- a CDS encoding MFS transporter: MTDALDASDASDASDAPDAATTRPAPDDAPNLRVLGAVLAAACGLTVANLYYAQPLLDLIAGSFGVGQGTATAVVTLTQVGYVLGLLFVVPVGDLVENRTLVVRTLVGTALSLVLAAASPVFGVFLAVAVLVGVTSVVAQLLVPLAAHLAPEAERGRFVGRVMSGLLLGILLARTAASLLAEAWSWRAVYVVSAVLTVGLGVLLHRILPTRRPDHRAGYGSLLASVAGIAREEPVLRRLALSQACMFGAFSAFWTAIAYELIDEHGFGQGAIGVFALVGAAGAAAAPLGGWLADHGHGRAGRLVALLLAAAAMTVAGLGHGSVVLLAVAGVLLDLAVQCHQVMSQHVIYALRPDARSRVTTVYMSTVFVGGAISSAAAGLLHDTAGWGGVAAYGAVLPLAGALLWLTGKTTASR, encoded by the coding sequence GTGACCGACGCGCTCGACGCCTCCGACGCCTCCGACGCCTCCGACGCCCCTGACGCCGCGACGACCCGGCCCGCTCCGGACGACGCCCCGAACCTGCGCGTGCTCGGCGCGGTCCTGGCCGCCGCATGCGGACTCACCGTCGCGAACCTGTACTACGCCCAGCCGCTGCTCGACCTGATCGCCGGCAGCTTCGGCGTCGGCCAGGGCACCGCGACCGCGGTCGTGACCCTCACCCAGGTGGGCTACGTGCTGGGCCTGCTCTTCGTCGTCCCGGTCGGTGACCTGGTCGAGAATCGGACCCTTGTCGTCCGCACGCTGGTCGGCACCGCGCTGTCGCTCGTGCTGGCCGCGGCGTCGCCGGTGTTCGGCGTCTTCCTCGCGGTGGCCGTCCTCGTGGGGGTGACGTCGGTCGTCGCCCAGCTGCTCGTCCCGCTCGCCGCGCACCTCGCGCCCGAGGCCGAACGCGGCCGCTTCGTCGGGCGGGTGATGAGCGGGCTGCTCCTCGGCATCCTGCTCGCCAGGACGGCGGCCAGTCTGCTCGCCGAGGCATGGAGCTGGCGGGCGGTCTACGTCGTCTCCGCCGTGCTCACGGTGGGGTTGGGCGTGCTGCTGCACCGCATCCTGCCGACCCGCCGTCCCGATCACCGGGCCGGGTACGGCAGCCTGCTCGCGTCGGTGGCCGGGATCGCACGCGAGGAGCCGGTGCTGCGCCGGCTCGCCCTCAGCCAGGCCTGCATGTTCGGCGCGTTCAGCGCCTTCTGGACCGCGATCGCCTACGAGCTGATCGACGAGCACGGCTTCGGCCAGGGGGCGATCGGGGTGTTCGCGCTCGTCGGCGCCGCCGGTGCCGCGGCCGCTCCGCTCGGCGGGTGGCTCGCCGACCACGGGCACGGGCGTGCCGGCCGTCTCGTCGCGCTGCTGCTCGCGGCCGCGGCGATGACGGTCGCGGGCCTGGGGCACGGCAGCGTCGTCCTGCTCGCGGTCGCCGGGGTGCTGCTCGACCTCGCCGTGCAGTGCCATCAGGTGATGAGTCAGCACGTCATCTACGCGCTGCGCCCGGACGCCCGCTCCCGGGTCACGACCGTGTACATGAGCACGGTCTTCGTCGGGGGTGCGATCTCGTCGGCCGCGGCGGGGCTGCTGCACGACACCGCGGGATGGGGCGGGGTGGCGGCCTACGGCGCGGTGCTGCCGCTGGCCGGTGCGCTGCTCTGGCTGACGGGGAAGACCACCGCCAGCCGGTAA
- a CDS encoding epoxide hydrolase family protein encodes MSSPEPFTARASSEALAQLRARLRATRFPDAAADAGWSLGTDPDYLRELVAYWADGFDWPAQEAALARFPRFRAQVGGLGIHFVHARAATAAAPLPLVLCHGWPDSFWRYTKVIDLLTDPGAHGADPADAFDVVVPDMPGYGYSDHPAQPLDSAAVAGLWAELASTLGYARFGAAGGDIGSGVARFLALDHSDRVAAVHRIDAGPPVWSGDVADLAAEEQAYLDAASRWAATEGAYGAMHRTKPQTAAAALTDSPAGLAAWIVEKLRAWSDCDGDVERCFTRDEILTNVTIFWLTGSIGSSMRMYHANAAISPHQQARRVEVPSGFALFPADIMHPPRAWLERTTNLVRLVELPRGGHFAPFEQPEAYAAELREFFRPYRAPA; translated from the coding sequence ATGTCGAGCCCCGAGCCGTTCACCGCGCGTGCCTCGTCCGAAGCGCTGGCGCAGCTGCGGGCCCGGCTGCGCGCCACCCGCTTCCCCGACGCCGCCGCGGACGCCGGATGGTCGCTCGGCACCGATCCCGACTACCTGCGCGAGCTCGTCGCGTACTGGGCGGACGGCTTCGACTGGCCGGCGCAGGAGGCGGCGTTGGCGCGGTTCCCTCGCTTCCGCGCCCAGGTCGGCGGGCTCGGCATCCACTTCGTGCACGCCCGGGCGGCGACGGCCGCCGCCCCCCTGCCGCTCGTGCTGTGCCACGGCTGGCCGGATTCGTTCTGGCGGTACACAAAGGTGATCGACCTGCTCACCGACCCCGGGGCGCACGGCGCCGACCCGGCCGACGCCTTCGACGTCGTCGTCCCGGACATGCCGGGCTACGGCTACAGCGACCACCCGGCCCAGCCGCTGGACAGCGCCGCCGTCGCGGGGCTGTGGGCCGAGCTCGCGAGCACGCTCGGGTACGCGCGCTTCGGCGCCGCGGGCGGCGACATCGGCAGCGGGGTCGCCCGCTTCCTCGCCCTCGACCACTCCGACCGCGTTGCGGCCGTCCATCGGATCGACGCCGGTCCGCCGGTCTGGTCCGGCGACGTCGCCGACCTCGCCGCCGAGGAGCAGGCGTACCTCGACGCCGCCTCGCGCTGGGCCGCGACCGAGGGCGCGTACGGCGCGATGCACCGCACCAAGCCGCAGACGGCCGCCGCCGCCCTCACCGACTCGCCGGCCGGTCTGGCCGCCTGGATCGTCGAGAAACTGCGCGCGTGGAGCGACTGCGACGGGGACGTGGAGCGGTGCTTCACGCGGGACGAGATCCTCACGAACGTCACGATCTTCTGGCTGACCGGCTCGATCGGCTCGTCGATGCGGATGTATCACGCGAACGCGGCGATCTCGCCGCACCAACAGGCTCGTCGCGTGGAGGTGCCGTCCGGGTTCGCGCTGTTCCCCGCCGACATCATGCACCCGCCACGCGCCTGGTTGGAGCGGACGACAAACCTGGTGCGCCTCGTCGAGCTGCCGCGCGGCGGGCACTTCGCCCCGTTCGAGCAGCCGGAGGCGTACGCCGCGGAGCTGCGCGAGTTCTTCCGTCCCTACCGGGCACCGGCCTGA
- a CDS encoding YihY/virulence factor BrkB family protein, with product MSAIERLDRFQRAHPRAGLPIAVVYKFADDQGTYLAALITYYGFVSLVPLLLLSSTILNFVLAGDRHLQRELFDSVLGQFPIVGTQLSDPNGVSGSGLGLAIGILGTVYGGLGAAQAIQNAMNTIWRVPRNRRPNPITGRLRSLLLMVVLGLSILGTTALAAFGTKFDAFGIWTKVAIGIGTFAINLTVFTVGFRLATSRAITLRQTVPGALGAALVWQALQYVGTMYVGSVVRTATEVDSVFALVLGLLAWIYLESVVVVLAVEYNTVRSLKLYPRALLTPFTDDVDLTAADEISYTQQAKAQQAKGFEEITVRFDPPPTR from the coding sequence ATGTCGGCGATCGAGCGCCTCGACCGCTTCCAGCGTGCCCACCCGCGCGCGGGCCTGCCCATCGCGGTCGTCTACAAGTTCGCCGACGACCAGGGCACCTACCTGGCCGCGCTCATCACCTACTACGGCTTCGTCTCGCTCGTCCCGCTGCTGCTGCTGTCGTCGACGATCCTCAACTTCGTCCTCGCCGGCGACCGGCACCTGCAGCGGGAGCTCTTCGACTCGGTCCTCGGGCAGTTCCCGATCGTGGGGACGCAGCTGTCGGACCCGAACGGGGTGTCCGGCAGCGGGCTCGGGCTCGCCATCGGCATCCTCGGCACCGTCTACGGCGGCCTGGGCGCGGCGCAGGCGATCCAGAACGCGATGAACACGATCTGGCGGGTGCCGCGCAACCGCCGGCCGAACCCGATCACCGGACGGCTGCGCAGCCTGCTGCTGATGGTGGTGCTCGGGCTGTCGATCCTCGGCACCACCGCCCTCGCCGCGTTCGGGACCAAGTTCGACGCGTTCGGCATCTGGACGAAGGTCGCGATCGGGATCGGCACGTTCGCCATCAACCTCACCGTCTTCACGGTGGGGTTCCGGCTGGCGACGTCGCGGGCCATCACCCTGCGCCAGACCGTGCCCGGCGCGCTGGGCGCGGCCCTCGTCTGGCAGGCACTGCAGTACGTCGGGACGATGTACGTCGGGTCGGTCGTGCGCACGGCCACCGAGGTCGACAGCGTGTTCGCCCTGGTGCTCGGGCTGCTCGCCTGGATCTACCTGGAGTCGGTCGTCGTCGTGCTCGCCGTCGAGTACAACACCGTGCGCTCGCTCAAGCTCTACCCGCGCGCGCTGCTTACCCCGTTCACCGACGACGTCGACCTCACCGCCGCCGACGAGATCAGCTACACGCAGCAGGCGAAGGCCCAGCAGGCCAAGGGCTTCGAGGAGATCACCGTCCGCTTCGACCCACCGCCCACGCGCTGA